A section of the Zymoseptoria tritici IPO323 chromosome 9, whole genome shotgun sequence genome encodes:
- a CDS encoding ABC transporter domain-containing protein (Non-transporter ABC protein belonging to the NAP (non-intrinsic ABC protein) subfamily (cluster VI). This group consists of a single cytoplasmic NBF-domain.) — translation MRNRLAVGRHNQRRLLHISRAWRQADHVIQIDNGTFFRDSPSSAQAASQRPLMTDLSFTLSTDRAKTQDLWAILSPSSVARTAFLQILAGQHFCDPPSARRYPSLTERGIPAHKAIKYVGFDADRGSNVGGNNVRGAYLSARYETRKEETDFSVLDYLTGHTELNALEVEQPDGQERELQRIVEQLNLKDLLHMPVSNLSNGQTRRARIGKALMARPEVLLLDGPFMGLDPRTAEKMATVLFTIAKTRKPQLVLSLRPEDEVPKWITRLAATGEDLNTVSTQDLARSRGRKSGATQEHLTLSKDGHPHDSPALPPGEVVVEMRGVKVSYGDKTVLGDWSQDVNGEQREGLYWSLHRGQRCGIFGANGSGKTTMLSLITSDHPQTYRLPIKLFGRSRLPEAGEPGISVFDLQRRMGHSSPEVHAFFPKQLTVRRALESAWADAPLSKPKLSADADRCVNAILRCFSSQRLLLFLKAIVAKPDLVILDEALSGIDERVRDKALLFLSHGERVTKVENGLAQLSVLEQLGKVCVEGLSQEQALLVISHSKEDVPGCLREFICLPEPGRGTLPTVGVLPGPLELHPRAWKEQIWR, via the exons ATGCGGAATCGGCTCGCAGTGGGCAGACACAACCAGCGCCGGCTCCTGCACATCTCGCGAGCATGGAGACAAGCTGACCATGTGATCCAAATTGACAATGGAACCTTTTTCCGCGACTCCCCGTCTTCGGCCCAAGCAGCATCGCAACGACCATTGATGACAGATCTCTCTTTCACATTGTCGACAGATCGGGCAAAGACCCAAGATCTGTGGGCGATTCTTTCGCCATCGTCTGTGGCTCGTACTGCTTTTCTCCAGATACTTGCGGGACAACATTTCTGTGACCCACCTTCTGCTCGACGATATCCAAGTCTGACAGAACGCGGAATTCCCGCACACAAGGCCATCAAGTATGTCGGATTCGACGCGGATCGAGGGAGTAATGTTGGAGGGAATAATGTCCGTGGAGCCTACTTGAGTGCACGATACGAGACCAGGAAAGAGGAGACCGACTTTTCCGTATTGGACTACCTCACCGGTCACACGGAACTCAATGCACTGGAAGTCGAGCAGCCCGATGGACAAGAACGGGAGCTTCAAAGGATCGTCGAGCAATTGAACCTCAAGGACCTTTTACACATGCCTGTATCCAATCTAAGCAATGGTCAGACACGGCGAGCACGCATAGGAAAAGCTCTGATGGCACGTCCTGAGGTCTTACTACTGGATGGACCTTTCATGGGCCTGGATCCGAGaacggcggagaagatggctACTGTTCTGTTCACGATTGCGAAGACACGAAAGCCACAATTGGTACTCAGTCTTCGGCCAGAGGACGAAGTGCCGAAATGGATCACCCGACTCGCTGCCACTGGCGAGGACCTCAACACCGTGTCGACGCAAGACCTGGCGCGATCAAGAGGACGTAAAAGTGGCGCGACGCAGGAACATTTGACATTGAGCAAAGATGGCCACCCGCATGATTCGCCTGCACTACCGCCCGGCGAAGTAGTAGTTGAGATGCGAGGGGTCAAAGTCTCCTATGGAGACAAGACAGTTCTGGGCGATTGGAGTCAGGACGTCAACGGCGAGCAACGAGAAGGCCTATATTGGTCTCTACATCGCGGCCAACGTTGCGGCATCTTCGGAGCCAATGGGAGCGGCAAGACGACAATGCTTAGCCTTATCACATCCGACCACCCTCAGACCTACCGTCTTCCAATCAAGCTCTTCGGCCGCTCACGCCTTCCCGAGGCAGGCGAGCCCGGGATCAGTGTCTTCGATTTGCAACGGCGAATGGGCCACTCTAGTCCTGAAGTACATGCATTCTTCCCGAAACAACTCACCGTTCGCCGCGCTCTTGAATCCGCCTGGGCCGATGCACCGCTCTCAAAACCTAAATTGAGCGCCGACGCCGACCGCTGCGTGAACGCCATCCTCCGATG CTTCTCGTCGCAGCGGCTGCTGCTATTCCTGAAGGCTATCGTTGCGAAGCCTGATCTTGTCATTCTCGATGAGGCGTTGAGTGGTATCGATGAACGGGTAAGAGACAAGGCGTTACTGTTTCTCTCACACGGCGAGAGAGTGACTAAGGTGGAGAATGGCCTTGCACAATTGAGTGTGCTGGAGCAATTGGGCAAGGTCTGTGTAGAGGGTTTGTCGCAGGAACAAGCGCTGTTGGTGATCTCGCATTCGAAGGAGGATGTTCCTGGCTGTTTGCGGGAGTTTATATGTCTCCCTGAGCCTGGTCGAGGGACGTTGCCGACCGTTGGAGTTCTTCCTGGACCGCTGGAGTTGCATCCGAGGGCTTGGAAGGAGCAGATTTGGCGATAG
- a CDS encoding signal peptide-containing protein (Contains predicted signal peptide.), whose protein sequence is MRISATLSIVALCHLATARISGIAAPFVIAPDSAFNVTILTENYIQSVKDISASFALSSTAADGFLGVEYLGSFYLGPKNSNILTNITLEVTAPSTTNAKFLTAAITSLYGASNGPVTEQFSVPITFGDETSEETTVSRDRSNICSTAASPASSSASAIGPRATPSCTFPTMTNTLIQLSLVGAEGLINNIIQNDNRTGTQNLGELNGVLGDVTRAVLPSGHCNNEPTGPWPPLSPADSQARAVQILRDTEGGLNALQGAVLECEKATAVSVLCRVLHLMDYLDTYYT, encoded by the coding sequence ATGCGAATCTCTGCTACACTCTCGATCGTCGCCTTGTGCCATTTGGCCACGGCGAGGATTTCCGGCATCGCAGCACCTTTCGTCATTGCACCAGACTCGGCCTTCAATGTCACCATCCTCACGGAGAACTACATTCAGTCCGTCAAGGACATCTCTGCGTCTTTTGCTCTATCATCGACCGCTGCGGATGGCTTCCTCGGTGTCGAATACCTCGGATCCTTCTACCTAGGTCCAAAGAACTCCAACATTCTGACCAACATCACGCTCGAGGTCACCGCACCATCAACGACCAACGCCAAATTCCTCACGGCAGCCATTACCAGTCTCTATGGTGCCAGCAACGGACCTGTGACAGAGCAGTTCAGCGTACCGATCACCTTTGGCGACGAGACGAGCGAAGAGACGACCGTCAGCCGCGATCGCTCAAATATATGCTCCACAGCGGCCTCCccggcttcctcctccgcatctgCCATCGGACCGCGCGCCACTCCATCGTGCACCTTCCCCACCATGACGAACACTCTGATCCAGCTCAGCCTCGTCGGAGCCGAAGGtctcatcaacaacatcatccaAAACGACAACCGCACCGGGACTCAGAATCTCGGCGAGCTGAATGGAGTCCTAGGCGATGTGACTCGAGCTGTCCTGCCTTCCGGCCATTGCAACAATGAACCCACTGGACCGTGGCCGCCGCTTTCGCCGGCTGACTCGCAGGCTCGCGCGGTTCAGATCTTGAGGGATACGGAGGGTGGGCTTAATGCGCTGCAGGGGGCCGTTCTTGAGTGCGAGAAGGCAACCGCGGTGTCGGTGTTGTGTCGTGTGCTGCACTTGATGGATTACCTTGATACGTACTACACGTAG
- a CDS encoding bifunctional carbamoylphosphate synthetase/aspartate transcarbamylase — MADQEKESLMALEVKNGDSSIRFCEGRSFGANRSVAGELVFQTGMVGYPESITDPSYRGQILVITFPLVGNYGVPSREERDALLQDLPAHFEASEIHIAGLIVASYCGEDYSHYLATSSLGTWLKEQNVPAVYGVDTRALTKKIREQGSMLGRLLMQTGTKKVANGIPAASGLETPNNATPAATPGVGASLLAVNKALVPNGTNGANGYFNGTTKEVAVFEDIPFSDPNTRNLVADVSTSTPKIYSPSASNALRHPSGRAVRVLCVDVGLKYNQLRCLVSRGVEVEVVPWNYNFPELAGKEYDGLFISNGPGDPAMMQETVKHIKQTMDEARVPIFGICLGHQLLARAAGAETIKMKFGNRGHNIPCTSLLSGKCYITSQNHGYAVNSETLPTGWSELFVNANDNSNEGIRHVSRPYFSVQFHPESTPGPRDTEFLFDVFIQTITDTLKDASLMQSPVAFPGGDAAENAALKPRVDVKKVLVLGSGGLSIGQAGEFDYSGSQAIKALKEEGIYTILINPNIATIQTSKGLADKVYFLPVNADFVRKVIKHERPDAIYCTFGGQTALQVGIQLKDEFESLGVKVLGTPIDTIITTEDRELFARSMESIGAPCAKSKSANNMAEALEAVEEIGYPVIVRAAYALGGLGSGFASNKKELVDLCNIAFAASPQVLVERSMKGWKEVEYEVVRDAHDNCITVCNMENFDPLGIHTGDSIVIAPSQTLSDEDYNMLRTTAVRVIRHLGVVGECNIQYALNPDSREYCIIEVNARLSRSSALASKATGYPLAFVAAKLGLNIALNDIKNTVTKVTCACFEPSLDYVVVKIPRWDLKKFTRVSTLLGSSMKSVGEVMAIGRTFEEAIQKAIRSVDPGNLGFNDTPALMSIDIDTELQTPSDQRMFALANAMHAGYTVDKIWELTKIDKWFLRKLKSLSDFGKLMTSHTVDNISTRLFRQAKEMGFSDKQLALFWSSNEQHVRRSRIEAGITPFVKQIDTVAAEFPAFTNYLYLTYNGSEHDVTFEDRGVMVLGSGVYRIGSTDYDEADRLYFENITLETVLDIYEMEHSSGVILSMGGQTPNNISLPLYRANVKVLGTSPEMIDTAENRYKFSRMLDRLGVDQPQWKELTSIDEAKVFCKKVTYPVLVRPSYVLSGAAMNTVYSEHDLKNYLNQAAEVSKDYPVVITKYIENAKEIEMDAVARHGVMIGHFVSEHVENAGVHSGDATLILPPQDLDPETVRKIEDATRKIGDALNITGPYNIQFIAKDNEIKVIECNVRASRSFPFVSKVMGLDLIAMATKAMAGLPVRAYPPLNVPADYVGVKVPQFSFSRLAGADPVMGVEMASTGEVACFGRTKYEAYMKGLISTGFKMPKKNVLLSIGSYKDKVEMLPSVETLYRLGFKLFATAGTADFLEEHNISVQFLEALGDDDQREEYSLTHALANKQIDLYINLPSSNKFRRPASYMSKGYRTRRMAVDFQTPLVTNVKIAKILIEGISRNYDFNITSVDAQTFSEMPITQAVLPAPAIIEPLEEMLKKSPFKGKDIVSVKQFSKEDLHLLFTVAAEMRLGVERDGCLDILKGRVLALLFFEPSTRTSCSFEAAMKRLGGETVVVNEAHSSTKKGETLEDTIRTLDQYADAIVLRHPDNDSAELAALYAGNPVINAGNGSREHPTQAFLDLFTMREELGTVNGLTITFTGDLKYGRTVHSLCELLRHYNVTVQLAGPAALALPSKVKAALKERGQLGLESERLTPEIIANTDVLYCTRVQKERFDDVEVYESLKDDLIVSSKTLRDAKKNMIVMHPLPRNEELEREVDDDPRAAYFRQMKYGMFVRMALLALVMGK, encoded by the exons ATGGCCGaccaggagaaggagagcctGATGGCTTTGGAGGTGAAGAATGGCGATTCGTCCATCCGCTTCTGCGAAGGTCGCAGCTTTGGCGCCAACCGCAGTGTCGCCGGCGAGCTGGTCTTCCAAACTGGTATGGTCGGTTACCCCGAGTCCATTACTGATCCTTCATATCGCGGCCAGATCTTGGTCATCACATTCCCTCTCGTGGGTAACTATGGTGTGCCTTCACGAGAAGAGCGCGATGCTCTGCTACAAGACCTCCCCGCTCACTTCGAGGCCTCCGAAATCCACATTGCTGGTCTCATCGTTGCATCGTACTGCGGCGAAGACTACTCCCACTACTTggcgacctcctccctcGGAACATGGCTCAAGGAGCAGAATGTGCCCGCTGTCTACGGCGTCGACACACGAGCCTTGACGAAAAAGATCAGAGAACAGGGTAGCATGCTGGGCCGATTGCTCATGCAGACTGGGACAAAAAAAGTTGCCAATGGCATCCCTGCCGCGAGCGGCCTCGAAACTCCCAACAATGCCACACCGGCTGCAACACCTGGTGTTGGCGCAAGCCTCCTGGCAGTCAACAAAGCACTGGTGCCGAATGGTACCAATGGAGCAAATGGATACTTCAACGGAACCACCAAAGAGGTGGCAGTCTTCGAAGACATCCCGTTCTCCGATCCTAACACCAGGAATCTGGTCGCCGACG TTTCAACCTCCACACCCAAGATTTACTCCCCAAGTGCGTCCAATGCGTTGCGTCATCCGTCAGGTAGAGCCGTGCGTGTTCTGTGCGTCGATGTCGGTCTCAAATACAATCAATTGCGATGCCTGGTGTCGCGCGGAGTCGAGGTTGAAGTCGTGCCATGGAACTACAACTTCCCGGAGCTGGCAGGCAAGGAATACGACGGTCTGTTCATCTCCAACGGACCAGGTGATCCAGCCATGATGCAAGAGACGGTCAAGCACATCAAACAGACAATGGACGAAGCTCGGGTGCCAATCTTTGGTATCTGTCTCGGACACCAGCTTCTCGCCCGTGCGGCAGGCGCTGAAACGATCAAGATGAAGTTCGGTAACCGCGGACACAACATCCCCTGTACGAGTCTCCTCTCTGGGAAGTGCTACATTACTTCTCAAAACCACGGATATGCCGTCAACTCCGAGACCTTGCCCACTGGCTGGAGTGAGCTGTTCGTCAACGCCAACGATAACAGTAATGAGGGTATACGCCATGTCAGCCGACCATACTTCAGTGTGCAATTCCACCCCGAAAGCACCCCTGGACCGCGGGATACCGAGTTCTTGTTCGATGTGTTCATCCAGACTATCACCGATACGCTCAAGGACGCCTCGCTCATGCAAAGCCCGGTCGCTTTCCCTGGAGGTGACGCTGCCGAGAACGCCGCTCTCAAGCCACGAGTCGATGTCAAGAAGGTTCTTGTGCTTGGAAGTGGTGGATTGAGCATTGGTCAGGCTGGAGAGTTTGATTACTCTGGAAGCCAGGCCATCAAGGCGCTCAAGGAGGAAGGAATTTACACGATTCTCATCAATCCGAATATCGCCACTATCCAGACGTCGAAGGGTCTGGCAGACAAGGTCTACTTCCTCCCCGTCAACGCAGACTTCGTCCGCAAGGTCATCAAGCACGAACGTCCAGACGCCATCTACTGCACGTTCGGTGGTCAGACTGCTTTACAGGTCGGCATCCAGCTCAAGGATGAATTCGAGTCTCTCGGAGTCAAGGTTTTGGGTACTCCAATCGATACGATCATCACCACCGAGGACCGTGAGCTCTTCGCCCGCAGCATGGAGTCTATTGGAGCGCCTTGCGCCAAGTCGAAGTCTGCCAATAATATGGCTGAAGCATTGGAGGCCGTGGAGGAGATCGGCTACCCGGTCATCGTTCGTGCTGCCTACGCCTTGGGTGGTTTGGGCAGTGGATTCGCCTCGAACAAAAAGGAGCTTGTCGATCTTTGCAACATTGCTTTCGCCGCTAGCCCGCAGGTCCTCGTTGAACGCAGTATGAAGGGCTGGAAAGAGGTCGAATATGAAGTCGTCCGCGATGCTCACGACAACTGCATCACGGTGTGTAACATGGAGAACTTCGATCCTCTTGGAATCCACACTGGCGACTCGATCGTTATCGCGCCATCGCAGACCCTATCCGATGAGGACTACAACATGCTCCGAACAACGGCTGTTCGCGTCATTCGACACTTGGGTGTGGTTGGAGAGTGCAACATCCAGTATGCCCTCAACCCAGACAGCAGGGAGTACTGCATTATCGAGGTCAACGCACGTCTTTCTCGATCGTCCGCACTGGCATCGAAGGCTACTGGCTATCCGCTTGCCTTCGTTGCGGCCAAGCTGGGTCTCAACATTGCCCTCAACGATATCAAGAATACAGTCACCAAGGTCACCTGCGCATGCTTCGAGCCTTCGCTCGATTACGTTGTGGTCAAGATTCCTCGCTGGGATCTGAAAAAGTTTACACGTGTGTCGACTCTCCTCGGATCCTCCATGAAGAGTGTTGGCGAAGTCATGGCCATTGGTCGAACGTTTGAGGAAGCAATCCAGAAGGCTATCCGATCAGTGGATCCAGGCAACCTAGGCTTCAACGACACTCCCGCCCTCATgtccatcgacatcgacaccgaGCTGCAAACGCCATCCGACCAGCGCATGTTCGCCCTGGCCAATGCCATGCACGCCGGCTACACCGTCGACAAGATCTGGGAACTGACCAAGATTGACAAGTGGTTCTTGAGGAAGCTGAAGAGCCTCAGCGACTTCGGCAAGCTGATGACCAGCCACACTGTGGACAACATCTCCACGAGGCTTTTCCGCCAGGCCAAGGAGATGGGATTTTCAGACAAGCAATTGGCTCTGTTCTGGAGCAGCAACGAGCAGCACGTTCGCCGAAGCAGAATCGAAGCCGGCATTACACCGTTTGTCAAGCAGATTGATACCGTTGCTGCTGAGTTCCCAGCTTTCACTAACTACCTGTACCTCACATACAACGGCAGCGAGCATGACGTGACCTTTGAGGATAGAGGTGTTATGGTTCTGGGCTCGGGTGTCTACCGCATCGGATC CACCGACTACGACGAAGCCGACCGACTGTACTTCGAGAACATCACACTGGAGACTGTCCTCGACATCTACGAGATGGAGCACTCGAGTGGTGTGATCTTGTCCATGGGTGGTCAAACACCTAACAACATCTCTCTCCCGCTCTACCGAGCCAATGTCAAAGTCCTCGGTACCTCGCCAGAGATGATCGACACCGCAGAGAACCGCTACAAGTTCTCTCGTATGCTTGACAGACTTGGCGTGGATCAGCCGCAGTGGAAGGAGCTTACCAGCATTGACGAGGCCAAGGTCTTCTGCAAGAAGGTCACCTACCCTGTGCTTGTCCGGCCATCTTACGTGCTGTCTGGAGCCGCGATGAACACCGTCTACTCCGAGCACGATCTCAAGAACTACCTCAATCAAGCTGCCGAGGTGTCGAAGGACTATCCAGTCGTCATTACCAAGTATATTGAGAACGCCAAGGAGATCGAGATGGATGCTGTGGCACGCCACGGTGTCATGATCGGTCACTTCGTCTCCGAGCACGTCGAGAATGCTGGTGTACACTCTGGGGATGCCACTCTTATCCTTCCACCGCAGGATCTGGACCCAGAAACCGTTCGCAAGATCGAGGACGCGACCCGCAAGATTGGTGATGCGCTCAACATTACCGGGCCTTACAACATCCAGTTCATCGCCAAGGACAACGAGATCAAGGTAATCGAGTGCAACGTTCGtgcctctcgatccttcccATTCGTATCAAAGGTCATGGGTTTGGATCTCATCGCAATGGCTACAAAGGCTATGGCTGGCCTGCCAGTCCGTGCCTACCCACCGTTGAACGTGCCAGCCGACTACGTGGGCGTGAAGGTCCCTCAGTTCTCATTTTCCCGTCTCGCGGGCGCTGATCCAGTCATGGGTGTCGAGATGGCCTCCACCGGTGAAGTCGCTTGTTTCGGTCGCACCAAGTACGAAGCATACATGAAGGGTCTCATCTCGACCGGTTTCAAGATGCCAAAGAAGAACGTTTTGCTCTCGATCGGCTCTTACAAGGACAAGGTTGAGATGCTGCCATCCGTCGAGACGCTTTACCGACTGGGATTCAAGCTCTTCGCTACCGCTGGTACCGCCGACTTTTTGGAAGAACACAACATCAGCGTGCAGTTCCTCGAAGCTCTCGGCGACGATGACCAGCGCGAGGAATACTCGCTCACCCACGCTCTCGCAAACAAGCAGATCGACCTATACATCAATCTGCCCTCGAGCAACAAGTTCAGACGGCCAGCCAGCTACATGAGCAAGGGTTACCGCACTCGTCGTATGGCAGTCGACTTCCAGACACCGCTCGTGACCAACGTAAAGATTGCTAAAATCCTCATTGAGGGTATCTCCCGCAACTACGACTTCAATATCACCAGCGTGGACGCTCAGACATTCAGCGAGATGCCCATCACACAAGCTGTTCTCCCCGCGCCGGCAATCATCGAGCCATTGGAGGAAATGCTTAAGAAGTCACCATTCAAGGGCAAGGACATTGTCTCCGTCAAGCAATTCTCGAAAGAAGATCTGCATCTGCTGTTCACCGTCGCCGCCGAGATGCGTCTGGGCGTGGAACGTGACGGCTGCCTCGATATCCTCAAGGGTCGCGTGCTggctctcctcttcttcgagccTTCCACTCGTACTTCCTGCTCTTTTGAAGCTGCGATGAAGCGTCTCGGAGGTGAGACCGTGGTCGTCAATGAAGCCCACTCCAGCACCAAGAAGGGCGAGACCTTGGAGGACACCATCCGCACTCTCGATCAATACGCCGACGCCATCGTCCTTCGCCATCCCGACAACGACAGCGCCGAGCTGGCCGCCCTCTACGCCGGCAACCCCGTCATCAACGCCGGCAACGGCTCCCGTGAGCACCCAACGCAAgccttcctcgacctcttcaccATGCGCGAGGAACTCGGCACCGTCAACGGCCTGACCATCACATTCACCGGCGACCTCAAATATGGCCGCACCGTGCACTCGCTGTGCGAGCTCCTCCGCCACTACAACGTGACTGTCCAACTCGCCGGTCCAGCAGCCCTCGCTCTTCCCAGCAAAGTCAAAGCCGCGCTCAAAGAACGCGGCCAATTGGGTCTCGAGTCTGAACGTCTCACGCCCGAGATCATCGCCAACACCGACGTGCTCTACTGTACCCGCGTGCAGAAGGAGCGCTTCGATGACGTGGAGGTTTACGAGTCGCTGAAGGATGATCTGATTGTCAGCTCCAAGACCTTGAGggatgcgaagaagaacatgaTTGTCATGCACCCGCTACCGAGGAATGAGGAGCTGGAGCGCGAGGTGGACGATGATCCGAGGGCGGCGTATTTCAGACAG ATGAAGTACGGCATGTTTGTGCGTATGGCTTTGTTGGCGCTTGTGATGGGCAAATAG